From a region of the Cucumis sativus cultivar 9930 chromosome 6, Cucumber_9930_V3, whole genome shotgun sequence genome:
- the LOC101202838 gene encoding uncharacterized protein LOC101202838, whose product MPATDYQGSSAAFTNIGRPVQGIRRDQLYAMDGSPTSPEQDLDSFQRQVADRFLDLASVGSDDLLSLSWVHKLLNSFLACQEDFKLVLISHKSQISRPPLDRLVADYSERSVKALDVCNAIRDGIEQLRQWQKLLEIVLSALDNCNSQKTLGEGQFRRAKKALIDLAICMLDEKDSHTSALAHRNRSFGRNNASKDPRSLGHFRSLSWSVSRSWSAARQLQSIGNNLAAPKATELLTTNGLAVPIFTMNMVLLFVMWALVAAIPCQDRGLQVHFSLPRNFPWASSILQLHDRIVEESKKRDRRNSCGLLKEINQIEKCMRLMNDLADSAQFPLAEEKEAELRQRVQELTTVCDTLRTGLDSLERQVREVFHRIVRSRTEGLDSLGRANHSE is encoded by the coding sequence ATGCCAGCTACGGATTATCAGGGTTCGTCGGCTGCTTTTACCAACATTGGCCGTCCGGTTCAAGGTATTCGCCGTGATCAGCTTTACGCTATGGATGGTTCTCCCACGTCTCCTGAGCAAGATCTTGATTCCTTTCAGAGACAAGTTGCAGACCGGTTTTTGGACCTAGCATCGGTTGGTTCTGATGACTTGCTTTCCCTATCATGGGTTCATAAGCTCTTGAATTCCTTCTTGGCTTGTCAGGAGGATTTTAAGCTTGTTCTCATCAGCCACAAATCTCAAATCTCTAGACCCCCTTTGGACCGTTTGGTTGCTGATTATTCGGAGAGAAGCGTTAAGGCGCTTGATGTTTGTAATGCGATTCGTGATGGGATTGAGCAGCTCCGCCAATGGCAAAAGCTTTTGGAGATTGTTCTTAGTGCGTTGGATAATTGTAATAGCCAGAAAACTCTTGGTGAGGGGCAATTTCGTCGTGCTAAGAAGGCTCTTATTGACTTGGCTATTTGTATGTTGGATGAGAAAGATTCACATACCTCTGCTCTTGCTCATCGCAATCGTTCTTTTGGACGGAACAATGCCTCGAAGGATCCACGGTCGTTGGGGCACTTTCGATCGCTTTCGTGGAGCGTTTCGCGGTCGTGGTCGGCTGCGAGGCAGCTGCAATCGATTGGTAACAATTTAGCAGCCCCTAAAGCGACTGAGCTTTTGACTACAAATGGGCTTGCAGTTCCTATATTTACAATGAACATGGTGTTGTTGTTTGTAATGTGGGCGTTGGTGGCAGCCATTCCTTGTCAGGATCGAGGCTTGCAGGTTCATTTCTCCTTGCCTCGAAATTTCCCGTGGGCTTCTTCAATCCTTCAACTCCATGATCGAATTGTGGAGGAGTCCAAGAAGCGAGATCGAAGAAATTCATGTGGGCTGTTGAAGGAGATTAATCAGATTGAGAAGTGTATGCGTCTCATGAATGATTTGGCAGATTCAGCTCAATTCCCATTGGCGGAGGAGAAAGAGGCAGAGCTGAGACAGAGAGTGCAAGAGCTAACCACAGTTTGTGATACTCTGAGGACTGGATTGGACTCGTTGGAGCGGCAAGTGAGGGAAGTTTTTCACAGGATTGTTCGTAGCAGGACTGAAGGGCTTGATTCTTTGGGACGAGCAAATCACTCTGAATAG
- the LOC101214313 gene encoding uncharacterized protein LOC101214313, which yields MKMKMKMKMKIHLLLLVFLCFLFQMCHSSVTIVVDGVSDWKNPSVHIGDSIIFKHKFHYELFIFHNQRAFDLCNYTHATLLTKPNSTSFMWHPSRLGIFFFSFNNGSKSSCNGSQKYAVKVSTSSPPQSSYPSPHNPPMAAPAPISSGVVPSTPAYPWPFHPRQGASSPSPSPGMPPTASVPLTVPAKGGGMAFINSNPAVPLPTGEVDTATIRPLQTSNNGTHRVIMAIPLLLKMTLFSILFL from the exons atgaagatgaagatgaagatgaagatgaagatccATTTATTGTTGCTTGTGTTcttgtgttttttgtttcaaatgtGTCACTCTTCTGTTACCATCGTTGTTGATGGTGTTTCAGATTGGAAAAATCCCTCTGTTCATATCGGAGATTCCATCA TTTTCAAGCACAAGTTTCATTATGAGCTCTTCATTTTCCATAATCAAAGAGCTTTTGATCTTTGCAATTACACTCATGCCACTCTTCTCACCAAACCCAATTCCACTTCATTCATg tGGCATCCATCAAGGCTTggcattttcttcttttccttcaacAATGGCTCTAAAAGCTCTTGCAATGGCTCTCAAAAGTATGCTGTGAAGGTCTCTACTTCATCTCCGCCTCAAAGTTCCTACCCTTCTCCACATAACCCTCCAATGGCGGCTCCGGCACCGATTTCCAGTGGAGTTGTGCCGTCTACTCCGGCATACCCTTGGCCGTTTCACCCTCGGCAGGGGGCGTCGTCGCCAAGCCCGTCCCCGGGAATGCCGCCGACTGCTAGTGTGCCGTTGACGGTGCCGGCAAAAGGAGGAGGTATGGCGTTTATTAACAGCAATCCTGCGGTTCCACTGCCCACCGGCGAAGTGGATACGGCCACCATTCGACCTTTGCAAACATCGAACAATGGAACTCATAGG GTAATTATGGCAATTCCTCTTCTACTTAAAAtgactttgttttcaatcttgtttctatag
- the LOC101223110 gene encoding G-box-binding factor 4, producing the protein MASSKLFPSSNSRNSDLSRGSSSSSSSSSASLLKPQFLSNHSRNYDTPSRNPPPHTMTVDGLLPNAFDSNPTESSILLDAQITLVDSPNPSSLHIDTTTPTTTNSSAVIDSNHNSSSVAPPPKTVDDVWREIVSGERKELKEEVANEIITLEDFLMKSGAVPVEDVKFPQTERLSGGIFSFDPIPSTTFQALDKIEGSIIGFANGVDLIGSGGSGGRGKRGRAALEPLDKAAEQRQRRMIKNRESAARSRERKQAYQVELESLAVRLEEENEQLLREKAERTKERLKQLMDKVIPVVEKRRPQRVIRRVNSMQW; encoded by the exons ATGGCTTCATCCAAGCTCTTCCCTTCTTCCAATTCGCGAAATTCGGATCTATCTCgaggttcttcttcttcttcctcctcctcttctgCTTCCCTTTTAAAACCCCAATTTCTCTCCAATCATTCGAGGAATTATGACACTCCATCTCGTAATCCACCACCCCATACAATGACCGTCGATGGCTTACTTCCTAATGCCTTCGATTCTAATCCCACTGAATCCTCTATTCTCTTAGATGCTCAGATTACTCTTGTTGATTCTCCTAACCCCTCTTCTCTTCACATCGATACAACCACCCCCACCACCACTAATTCCTCTGCCGTCATCGATAGTAATCACAATTCTTCCTCTGTTGCACCTCCCCCTAAAACTGTGGATGATGTGTGGAGGGAGATTGTTTCTGGTGAGAGGAAGGAATTGAAGGAGGAGGTTGCTAATGAGATCATAACCCTTGAGGATTTTCTTATGAAATCTGGAGCTGTGCCTGTTGAGGATGTTAAATTCCCTCAGACTGAGAGGCTCAGTGGTgggattttttcttttgatccAATTCCTTCCACCACATTCCAGGCATTGGATAAGATTGAGGGATCCATTATTGGGTTTGCTAATGGGGTTGATTTGATTGGTAGTGGTGGAAGTGGGGGGAGAGGTAAAAGAGGTCGAGCTGCTTTGGAACCTTTAGATAAAGCTGCAGAGCAAAGACAGAGGAGGATGATCAAGAACAGGGAGTCTGCAGCAAGGTCTAGGGAACGGAAGCAG GCTTATCAAGTGGAATTAGAGTCGTTAGCTGTGAGATTAGAAGAGGAGAATGAGCAACTTTTGAGGGAAAAG GCCGAGAGGACTAAAGAGAGGCTCAAGCAG CTAATGGACAAGGTGATTCCTGTGGTTGAAAAGCGACGACCCCAACGAGTGATTCGGCGAGTTAATTCCATGCAATGGTGA